One Calliopsis andreniformis isolate RMS-2024a chromosome 9, iyCalAndr_principal, whole genome shotgun sequence genomic window carries:
- the LOC143182842 gene encoding tubulin alpha-1C chain, with protein sequence MSGEIITIFIGQAGVQMANACWELFCLEHGVLPNGCFRPDYRLLDTAFCSFFCENIYFQRKLTPRTVIVDLEPMVIDEIRTGAYKGLFAPDSLISGKEDAANNFARGFHTIGQEAIDLVMDRICKVARGCSKLSGFMVFRSLSGGTGSGLGALVLERLTCEYPKKIILDFGVYPAPNIASVIVEPYNAVFTTYGSLDHVDCSFLVDNEALYNICARNLDVDSPTYTNLNRIQAQVVSSLTASMRFEGAVNISLEELQTNLVPYPRIHFTLATYAPLVSPRKAMYSEITTQQITNECFEVQSQLVTCDPRTGAYMSCCLLYRGDVNPNDVNTAIALLKGHPSIRFVTWSPTGFKVGINYQPTTTVPGGDLAPSRRTVAMASNSTSVKQLWTMLARKYDLMYRKRAFVHHFVGEGMEEGVFQDARENMATLINDYKEVER encoded by the exons ATGTCAGGTGAAATAATCACGATCTTCATAGGACAGGCAGGAGTGCAAATGGCCAACGCCTGTTGGGAACTGTTTTGCTTGGAGCACGGGGTGTTACCAAACGGCTGCTTTCGACCGGACTATCGATTACTGGATACTGCGTTTTGTTCATTTTTTTGCGA AAATATCTATTTCCAGAGAAAGTTGACACCACGGACAGTGATAGTCGATCTAGAACCTATGGTGATCGATGAGATTAGAACGGGTGCTTACAAAGGTCTCTTCGCTCCTGACTCGCTAATTTCTGGAAAGGAAGATGCAGCGAATAATTTCGCAAGAGGCTTCCATACGATTGGACAAGAAGCGATCGATCTAGTGATGGATCGGATCTGTAAAGTGGCTCGAGGCTGTTCGAAATTGTCTGGGTTCATGGTGTTCAG ATCCCTGAGCGGTGGTACAGGCAGTGGTCTCGGTGCTTTAGTGTTGGAGCGTTTAACATGCGAGTACCCAAAGAAGATCATCCTAGACTTTGGTGTCTATCCAGCTCCCAACATCGCTTCGGTGATCGTCGAACCCTACAACGCGGTTTTCACCACCTACGGTAGCTTAGACCACGTGGATTGCAGTTTCCTCGTCGACAACGAGGCCTTATACAACATCTGTGCAAG GAACTTGGACGTGGACAGTCCAACGTACACTAATTTAAACAGAATCCAAGCTCAAGTTGTTTCAAGCCTGACGGCGTCGATGAGGTTCGAGGGAGCGGTGAATATAAGTCTCGAGGAGCTGCAGACGAACTTGGTACCTTATCCGAGGATTCATTTCACGTTAGCTACTTATGCTCCTCTGGTTAGTCCCAGGAAAGCTATGTACTCAGAGATAACCACGCAGCAGATCACGAACGAGTGCTTCGAGGTTCAGAGTCAG TTAGTGACGTGTGACCCTCGTACGGGTGCTTACATGAGTTGCTGTTTGCTCTACCGTGGAGACGTAAATCCCAATGACGTCAACACAGCGATTGCGTTGCTGAAGGGGCACCCGTCTATTCGTTTCGTCACTTGGAGTCCGACCGGGTTCAAG GTGGGGATCAACTATCAACCAACTACGACGGTTCCTGGTGGTGACCTAGCTCCCTCGAGGAGAACAGTGGCAATGGCCAGCAACAGTACTTCTGTGAAACAACTGTGGACTATGCTAGCACGTAAATATGATCTGATGTACCGGAAGAGAGCCTTCGTACATCATTTTGTAGGGGAGGGTATGGAGGAAGGTGTCTTCCAGGATGCTCGAGAAAATATGGCGACTTTGATCAATGATTATAAAGAGGTCGAGAGGTGA
- the Jef gene encoding major facilitator superfamily domain-containing protein 6 jef isoform X3, protein MILLASLSCWIIFTLPLGFIQPPATSCMVLRNNTVYLEASGPEQRIVKRSVDLEDYYHQHDDSCLEVAANVVFERLRKGDQSTLIIRTQKDRSHEGENYDLNNNRVRREVSTTEENPVEDLKYKQLVFEDTSSDPEAKTIDFETLQRKNRPADILEYKRFLNNQPLDDGKPPKKAYTHSKTRVKTPPTKVMVKRDSRQRWSSMESLLEKEEEDVTKENTDKNNYLFSRQRWSSMKTLPDKGEEDQSLEETEEDDDEEEFEEPLVRTRRYIRIPHDGQSPHPVSYAANYNERENKGWVKPLFSTIVYRLPDIQKTFFLLLLLVIVGEFFSAPAITLADSAVITLLGEDADRYGHQRMFGSLGWGLAMFFVGIALDNSTAFPEHPCGPDAREKNYTICFAIFCVLMGAALITATQINFKYDVVASEPEVVKPAAEPTREEQLQSQLSQQLNLPSLQDSSAAVNPKPPPPEGKTKMFAQTMREIPEWVTVLKQFKDLKCASFLFVAWFMGFGIGLIFTFLFWHLQDYGGTPTLFGVASVINHISEIFAYFFSFKLIRQMGHVKVLCLGLGGNVLRFLYISWLTTPWWVLPFEFIQGITHAAVWAACCSYIAHNTPPQLRTSAQGVLQGVHHGLGRGCGAVIGGLFVDAYGTTATFRAYGLCCLLVLGGFVFINFYRKDTGFVSDLPQTEDPHQVAEATHLAPHGVPSNAIPRALSSTRLHELANQDSGYGATYQTSGGNLGVPGANGGPVNPTNPFLNGGGGGGGGYNYGMTGKGEDEYIRRSFQLYNEVISREFDLVKPPPIVTHLHAQQPCTNPFHQHDYEW, encoded by the exons ATGATCCTTCTAGCCTCTCTTTCTTGCTGGATTATCTTCACTCTTCCTCTGGGATTTATTCAACCCCCAGCTACGTCCTGCATGGTCTTGCGAAATAATACTGTGTACTTGGAAGCGTCCGGTCCTGAACAGAGAATTGTCAAAAGATCGGTTGACCTAGAAGACTACTATCACCAACACGATGATTCCTGCCTGGAAGTTGCTGCAAACGTCGTCTTCGAGAGGTTACGCAAAGGAGATCAGTCGACGTTGATAATCCGTACTCAGAAGGATCGATCTCATGAGGGTGAAAATTATGATCTCAATAATAATAGAGTTCGAAGGGAAGTATCCACGACGGAAGAGAACCCTGTCGAGGACCTCAAATACAAACAGCTGGTGTTCGAGGATACTTCGAGTGATCCTGAGGCCAAGACCATCGACTTTGAGACTCTGCAGAGGAAGAATCGTCCAGCGGATATACTTGAGTACAAACGTTTCTTGAAC AACCAACCCTTGGATGATGGAAAGCCACCGAAGAAAGCCTACACGCATAGCAAGACCCGCGTGAAAACACCCCCGACAAAGGTAATGGTGAAACGGGATTCGAGACAACGGTGGTCGTCAATGGAGAGTCTGTTGGAGAAGGAGGAGGAAGACGTGACGAAGGAGAACACCGATAAGAACAATTACTTGTTCTCTCGGCAACGATGGTCATCGATGAAGACGTTGCCAGATAAAGGAGAGGAGGATCAGTCGCTCGAGGAAACCGAGGAAGACGACGATGAGGAAGAATTTGAGGAACCATTGGTTAGAACTCGACGATACATCAGAATACCTCACGATGGTCAGAGTCCCCACCCGGTCTCATATGCTGCCAACTACAACGAACGAGAGAACAAGGGATGGGTGAAGCCACTGTTCAGCACCATTGTCTACAGACTGCCA GATATCCAAAAAACATTCTTCTTGCTGTTGTTGCTGGTGATTGTTGGCGAATTCTTTTCGGCGCCAGCGATCACGTTGGCAGATTCGGCTGTCATTACTCTGCTGGGCGAAGATGCTGATAG GTACGGCCATCAGCGAATGTTCGGCAGCTTGGGCTGGGGTTTAGCCATGTTTTTCGTGGGTATTGCTCTAGATAACAGCACTGCCTTCCCAGAACATCCCTGTGGCCCAGACGCGAGGGAAAAGAATTACACAATCTGTTTCGCGATTTTCTGCGTTCTCATGGGCGCAGCGTTGATCACAGCCACGCAAATTAACTTCAAGTACGACGTGGTCGCTTCAGAGCCA GAAGTGGTGAAGCCCGCGGCTGAACCGACCAGGGAAGAGCAACTGCAGAGCCAACTGTCTCAGCAGCTGAATTTACCCAGTCTTCAGGATTCATCGGCTGCGGTGAATCCGAAACCCCCACCGCCAGAGGGCAAG ACAAAAATGTTCGCCCAAACGATGCGAGAAATCCCAGAATGGGTGACGGTGCTGAAGCAGTTCAAGGACCTTAAATGTGCCTCGTTTCTTTTCGTGGCCTGGTTCATGGGCTTCGGCATCGGCCTGATCTTCACCTTCCTCTTCTGGCATCTTCAGGACTACGGTGGCACACCCACTCTGTTTGGAGTTGCTTCTGTCATTAATCACATATCAGAGATATTCGCTTACTTCTTCAGTTTCAAGCTGATCAGGCAGATGGGTCACGTTAAG GTGTTATGTTTGGGACTGGGTGGAAACGTCCTCCGATTCTTATATATATCCTGGTTGACCACACCCTGGTGGGTGCTGCCTTTCGAATTCATTCAAGGAATAACTCACGCCGCTGTCTGGGCCGCGTGCTGCAGTTACATAGCGCACAACACACCCCCGCAATTGCGTACTAGCGCGCAAGGTGTTCTCCAGGGAGTTCATCATGGACTTGGCCGAGGATGCGGGGCTGTAATCGGTGGATTGTTTGTCGACGCTTACG GTACGACCGCGACGTTCAGAGCGTACGGGCTGTGCTGTCTCCTGGTGCTCGGAGGGTTCGTGTTCATCAACTTCTACAGGAAAGACACGGGCTTCGTGTCAGACCTGCCGCAGACGGAGGATCCTCACCAAGTAGCGGAGGCGACACACTTGGCGCCTCACGGTGTGCCCAGCAACGCCATACCTCGAGCACTCAGCTCGACTCGCCTGCACGAGCTGGCCAATCAGGATTCCGGCTACGGTGCCACGTATCAGACCTCGGGTGGTAACCTCGGTGTACCTGGTGCGAACGGAG GTCCCGTGAACCCGACGAATCCATTTCTGAACGGTGGAGGCGGCGGCGGTGGTGGATATAATTACGGTATGACTGGCAAAGGCGAGGACGAGTATATCCGTAGGAGCTTCCAG CTCTACAATGAAGTGATTAGCAGAGAGTTCGACCTGGTCAAGCCACCGCCGATAGTGACCCATTTACACGCTCAACAACCATGCACCAATCCTTTCCATCAGCACGACTACGAGTGGTAA
- the Jef gene encoding major facilitator superfamily domain-containing protein 6 jef isoform X2, whose translation MQNYGHEDYDYGGGEGVSEQSAGRSLPQVPGVRPMVDPQAHGEVDPSLYPQPKEATHKIRGKSDVIEYLFGAVDQELLTVKTFYFFFYSAFGSLFPLMGVYFKQMGMNAGQCGLLIGIRPLIEFLSAPFWGSLADRWQKGKMILLASLSCWIIFTLPLGFIQPPATSCMVLRNNTVYLEASGPEQRIVKRSVDLEDYYHQHDDSCLEVAANVVFERLRKGDQSTLIIRTQKDRSHEGENYDLNNNRVRREVSTTEENPVEDLKYKQLVFEDTSSDPEAKTIDFETLQRKNRPADILEYKRFLNNQPLDDGKPPKKAYTHSKTRVKTPPTKVMVKRDSRQRWSSMESLLEKEEEDVTKENTDKNNYLFSRQRWSSMKTLPDKGEEDQSLEETEEDDDEEEFEEPLVRTRRYIRIPHDGQSPHPVSYAANYNERENKGWVKPLFSTIVYRLPDIQKTFFLLLLLVIVGEFFSAPAITLADSAVITLLGEDADRYGHQRMFGSLGWGLAMFFVGIALDNSTAFPEHPCGPDAREKNYTICFAIFCVLMGAALITATQINFKYDVVASEPEVVKPAAEPTREEQLQSQLSQQLNLPSLQDSSAAVNPKPPPPEGKTKMFAQTMREIPEWVTVLKQFKDLKCASFLFVAWFMGFGIGLIFTFLFWHLQDYGGTPTLFGVASVINHISEIFAYFFSFKLIRQMGHVKVLCLGLGGNVLRFLYISWLTTPWWVLPFEFIQGITHAAVWAACCSYIAHNTPPQLRTSAQGVLQGVHHGLGRGCGAVIGGLFVDAYGTTATFRAYGLCCLLVLGGFVFINFYRKDTGFVSDLPQTEDPHQVAEATHLAPHGVPSNAIPRALSSTRLHELANQDSGYGATYQTSGGNLGVPGANGGPVNPTNPFLNGGGGGGGGYNYALQ comes from the exons ATGCAGAATTATGGTCACGAGGACTATGATTACGGGGGCGGGGAGGGAGTGTCGGAGCAGAGCGCTGGGAGAAGCCTGCCCCAGGTGCCGGGTGTCAGGCCCATGGTGGACCCCCAGGCCCATGGCGAGGTCGACCCCAGCTTATACCCACAGCCGAAGGAAGCGACGCACAAGATCCGTGGCAAGAGTGACGTGATCGAGTACCTCTTCGGGGCTGTCGATCAGGAGCTCCTCACGGTGAAAACCTTCTACTTCTTCTTCTACTCGGCCTTCGGATCCCTGTTCCCTCTGATGGGAGTCTACTTCAAGCAGATGGGAATGAACGCGGGTCAGTGTGGTCTGTTGATCGGAATCAGGCCCCTAATTGAGTTCCTCAGTGCGCCCTTCTGGGGCTCCTTGGCCGATAG GTGGCAGAAAGGCAAAATGATCCTTCTAGCCTCTCTTTCTTGCTGGATTATCTTCACTCTTCCTCTGGGATTTATTCAACCCCCAGCTACGTCCTGCATGGTCTTGCGAAATAATACTGTGTACTTGGAAGCGTCCGGTCCTGAACAGAGAATTGTCAAAAGATCGGTTGACCTAGAAGACTACTATCACCAACACGATGATTCCTGCCTGGAAGTTGCTGCAAACGTCGTCTTCGAGAGGTTACGCAAAGGAGATCAGTCGACGTTGATAATCCGTACTCAGAAGGATCGATCTCATGAGGGTGAAAATTATGATCTCAATAATAATAGAGTTCGAAGGGAAGTATCCACGACGGAAGAGAACCCTGTCGAGGACCTCAAATACAAACAGCTGGTGTTCGAGGATACTTCGAGTGATCCTGAGGCCAAGACCATCGACTTTGAGACTCTGCAGAGGAAGAATCGTCCAGCGGATATACTTGAGTACAAACGTTTCTTGAAC AACCAACCCTTGGATGATGGAAAGCCACCGAAGAAAGCCTACACGCATAGCAAGACCCGCGTGAAAACACCCCCGACAAAGGTAATGGTGAAACGGGATTCGAGACAACGGTGGTCGTCAATGGAGAGTCTGTTGGAGAAGGAGGAGGAAGACGTGACGAAGGAGAACACCGATAAGAACAATTACTTGTTCTCTCGGCAACGATGGTCATCGATGAAGACGTTGCCAGATAAAGGAGAGGAGGATCAGTCGCTCGAGGAAACCGAGGAAGACGACGATGAGGAAGAATTTGAGGAACCATTGGTTAGAACTCGACGATACATCAGAATACCTCACGATGGTCAGAGTCCCCACCCGGTCTCATATGCTGCCAACTACAACGAACGAGAGAACAAGGGATGGGTGAAGCCACTGTTCAGCACCATTGTCTACAGACTGCCA GATATCCAAAAAACATTCTTCTTGCTGTTGTTGCTGGTGATTGTTGGCGAATTCTTTTCGGCGCCAGCGATCACGTTGGCAGATTCGGCTGTCATTACTCTGCTGGGCGAAGATGCTGATAG GTACGGCCATCAGCGAATGTTCGGCAGCTTGGGCTGGGGTTTAGCCATGTTTTTCGTGGGTATTGCTCTAGATAACAGCACTGCCTTCCCAGAACATCCCTGTGGCCCAGACGCGAGGGAAAAGAATTACACAATCTGTTTCGCGATTTTCTGCGTTCTCATGGGCGCAGCGTTGATCACAGCCACGCAAATTAACTTCAAGTACGACGTGGTCGCTTCAGAGCCA GAAGTGGTGAAGCCCGCGGCTGAACCGACCAGGGAAGAGCAACTGCAGAGCCAACTGTCTCAGCAGCTGAATTTACCCAGTCTTCAGGATTCATCGGCTGCGGTGAATCCGAAACCCCCACCGCCAGAGGGCAAG ACAAAAATGTTCGCCCAAACGATGCGAGAAATCCCAGAATGGGTGACGGTGCTGAAGCAGTTCAAGGACCTTAAATGTGCCTCGTTTCTTTTCGTGGCCTGGTTCATGGGCTTCGGCATCGGCCTGATCTTCACCTTCCTCTTCTGGCATCTTCAGGACTACGGTGGCACACCCACTCTGTTTGGAGTTGCTTCTGTCATTAATCACATATCAGAGATATTCGCTTACTTCTTCAGTTTCAAGCTGATCAGGCAGATGGGTCACGTTAAG GTGTTATGTTTGGGACTGGGTGGAAACGTCCTCCGATTCTTATATATATCCTGGTTGACCACACCCTGGTGGGTGCTGCCTTTCGAATTCATTCAAGGAATAACTCACGCCGCTGTCTGGGCCGCGTGCTGCAGTTACATAGCGCACAACACACCCCCGCAATTGCGTACTAGCGCGCAAGGTGTTCTCCAGGGAGTTCATCATGGACTTGGCCGAGGATGCGGGGCTGTAATCGGTGGATTGTTTGTCGACGCTTACG GTACGACCGCGACGTTCAGAGCGTACGGGCTGTGCTGTCTCCTGGTGCTCGGAGGGTTCGTGTTCATCAACTTCTACAGGAAAGACACGGGCTTCGTGTCAGACCTGCCGCAGACGGAGGATCCTCACCAAGTAGCGGAGGCGACACACTTGGCGCCTCACGGTGTGCCCAGCAACGCCATACCTCGAGCACTCAGCTCGACTCGCCTGCACGAGCTGGCCAATCAGGATTCCGGCTACGGTGCCACGTATCAGACCTCGGGTGGTAACCTCGGTGTACCTGGTGCGAACGGAG GTCCCGTGAACCCGACGAATCCATTTCTGAACGGTGGAGGCGGCGGCGGTGGTGGATATAATTACG CTCTACAATGA
- the LOC143183850 gene encoding uncharacterized protein LOC143183850, protein MLIGGAVSYVAGRQAVRTVYWRTANNGRLLKTAKTCMFQGPPKPAPSSTSASSAFQGDSHIDPIPNVVLNRRD, encoded by the coding sequence ATGTTGATTGGTGGAGCAGTAAGCTACGTCGCTGGCAGGCAAGCAGTTCGCACAGTTTACTGGCGAACTGCGAATAATGGTCGGCTGCTGAAGACGGCGAAGACCTGTATGTTCCAAGGGCCGCCGAAACCTGCACCGTCCTCGACGTCGGCGTCTTCGGCCTTCCAGGGCGACTCTCACATAGATCCCATACCAAACGTGGTGTTGAATCGCCGAGATTAG
- the Jef gene encoding major facilitator superfamily domain-containing protein 6 jef isoform X1, producing the protein MQNYGHEDYDYGGGEGVSEQSAGRSLPQVPGVRPMVDPQAHGEVDPSLYPQPKEATHKIRGKSDVIEYLFGAVDQELLTVKTFYFFFYSAFGSLFPLMGVYFKQMGMNAGQCGLLIGIRPLIEFLSAPFWGSLADRWQKGKMILLASLSCWIIFTLPLGFIQPPATSCMVLRNNTVYLEASGPEQRIVKRSVDLEDYYHQHDDSCLEVAANVVFERLRKGDQSTLIIRTQKDRSHEGENYDLNNNRVRREVSTTEENPVEDLKYKQLVFEDTSSDPEAKTIDFETLQRKNRPADILEYKRFLNNQPLDDGKPPKKAYTHSKTRVKTPPTKVMVKRDSRQRWSSMESLLEKEEEDVTKENTDKNNYLFSRQRWSSMKTLPDKGEEDQSLEETEEDDDEEEFEEPLVRTRRYIRIPHDGQSPHPVSYAANYNERENKGWVKPLFSTIVYRLPDIQKTFFLLLLLVIVGEFFSAPAITLADSAVITLLGEDADRYGHQRMFGSLGWGLAMFFVGIALDNSTAFPEHPCGPDAREKNYTICFAIFCVLMGAALITATQINFKYDVVASEPEVVKPAAEPTREEQLQSQLSQQLNLPSLQDSSAAVNPKPPPPEGKTKMFAQTMREIPEWVTVLKQFKDLKCASFLFVAWFMGFGIGLIFTFLFWHLQDYGGTPTLFGVASVINHISEIFAYFFSFKLIRQMGHVKVLCLGLGGNVLRFLYISWLTTPWWVLPFEFIQGITHAAVWAACCSYIAHNTPPQLRTSAQGVLQGVHHGLGRGCGAVIGGLFVDAYGTTATFRAYGLCCLLVLGGFVFINFYRKDTGFVSDLPQTEDPHQVAEATHLAPHGVPSNAIPRALSSTRLHELANQDSGYGATYQTSGGNLGVPGANGGPVNPTNPFLNGGGGGGGGYNYGMTGKGEDEYIRRSFQLYNEVISREFDLVKPPPIVTHLHAQQPCTNPFHQHDYEW; encoded by the exons ATGCAGAATTATGGTCACGAGGACTATGATTACGGGGGCGGGGAGGGAGTGTCGGAGCAGAGCGCTGGGAGAAGCCTGCCCCAGGTGCCGGGTGTCAGGCCCATGGTGGACCCCCAGGCCCATGGCGAGGTCGACCCCAGCTTATACCCACAGCCGAAGGAAGCGACGCACAAGATCCGTGGCAAGAGTGACGTGATCGAGTACCTCTTCGGGGCTGTCGATCAGGAGCTCCTCACGGTGAAAACCTTCTACTTCTTCTTCTACTCGGCCTTCGGATCCCTGTTCCCTCTGATGGGAGTCTACTTCAAGCAGATGGGAATGAACGCGGGTCAGTGTGGTCTGTTGATCGGAATCAGGCCCCTAATTGAGTTCCTCAGTGCGCCCTTCTGGGGCTCCTTGGCCGATAG GTGGCAGAAAGGCAAAATGATCCTTCTAGCCTCTCTTTCTTGCTGGATTATCTTCACTCTTCCTCTGGGATTTATTCAACCCCCAGCTACGTCCTGCATGGTCTTGCGAAATAATACTGTGTACTTGGAAGCGTCCGGTCCTGAACAGAGAATTGTCAAAAGATCGGTTGACCTAGAAGACTACTATCACCAACACGATGATTCCTGCCTGGAAGTTGCTGCAAACGTCGTCTTCGAGAGGTTACGCAAAGGAGATCAGTCGACGTTGATAATCCGTACTCAGAAGGATCGATCTCATGAGGGTGAAAATTATGATCTCAATAATAATAGAGTTCGAAGGGAAGTATCCACGACGGAAGAGAACCCTGTCGAGGACCTCAAATACAAACAGCTGGTGTTCGAGGATACTTCGAGTGATCCTGAGGCCAAGACCATCGACTTTGAGACTCTGCAGAGGAAGAATCGTCCAGCGGATATACTTGAGTACAAACGTTTCTTGAAC AACCAACCCTTGGATGATGGAAAGCCACCGAAGAAAGCCTACACGCATAGCAAGACCCGCGTGAAAACACCCCCGACAAAGGTAATGGTGAAACGGGATTCGAGACAACGGTGGTCGTCAATGGAGAGTCTGTTGGAGAAGGAGGAGGAAGACGTGACGAAGGAGAACACCGATAAGAACAATTACTTGTTCTCTCGGCAACGATGGTCATCGATGAAGACGTTGCCAGATAAAGGAGAGGAGGATCAGTCGCTCGAGGAAACCGAGGAAGACGACGATGAGGAAGAATTTGAGGAACCATTGGTTAGAACTCGACGATACATCAGAATACCTCACGATGGTCAGAGTCCCCACCCGGTCTCATATGCTGCCAACTACAACGAACGAGAGAACAAGGGATGGGTGAAGCCACTGTTCAGCACCATTGTCTACAGACTGCCA GATATCCAAAAAACATTCTTCTTGCTGTTGTTGCTGGTGATTGTTGGCGAATTCTTTTCGGCGCCAGCGATCACGTTGGCAGATTCGGCTGTCATTACTCTGCTGGGCGAAGATGCTGATAG GTACGGCCATCAGCGAATGTTCGGCAGCTTGGGCTGGGGTTTAGCCATGTTTTTCGTGGGTATTGCTCTAGATAACAGCACTGCCTTCCCAGAACATCCCTGTGGCCCAGACGCGAGGGAAAAGAATTACACAATCTGTTTCGCGATTTTCTGCGTTCTCATGGGCGCAGCGTTGATCACAGCCACGCAAATTAACTTCAAGTACGACGTGGTCGCTTCAGAGCCA GAAGTGGTGAAGCCCGCGGCTGAACCGACCAGGGAAGAGCAACTGCAGAGCCAACTGTCTCAGCAGCTGAATTTACCCAGTCTTCAGGATTCATCGGCTGCGGTGAATCCGAAACCCCCACCGCCAGAGGGCAAG ACAAAAATGTTCGCCCAAACGATGCGAGAAATCCCAGAATGGGTGACGGTGCTGAAGCAGTTCAAGGACCTTAAATGTGCCTCGTTTCTTTTCGTGGCCTGGTTCATGGGCTTCGGCATCGGCCTGATCTTCACCTTCCTCTTCTGGCATCTTCAGGACTACGGTGGCACACCCACTCTGTTTGGAGTTGCTTCTGTCATTAATCACATATCAGAGATATTCGCTTACTTCTTCAGTTTCAAGCTGATCAGGCAGATGGGTCACGTTAAG GTGTTATGTTTGGGACTGGGTGGAAACGTCCTCCGATTCTTATATATATCCTGGTTGACCACACCCTGGTGGGTGCTGCCTTTCGAATTCATTCAAGGAATAACTCACGCCGCTGTCTGGGCCGCGTGCTGCAGTTACATAGCGCACAACACACCCCCGCAATTGCGTACTAGCGCGCAAGGTGTTCTCCAGGGAGTTCATCATGGACTTGGCCGAGGATGCGGGGCTGTAATCGGTGGATTGTTTGTCGACGCTTACG GTACGACCGCGACGTTCAGAGCGTACGGGCTGTGCTGTCTCCTGGTGCTCGGAGGGTTCGTGTTCATCAACTTCTACAGGAAAGACACGGGCTTCGTGTCAGACCTGCCGCAGACGGAGGATCCTCACCAAGTAGCGGAGGCGACACACTTGGCGCCTCACGGTGTGCCCAGCAACGCCATACCTCGAGCACTCAGCTCGACTCGCCTGCACGAGCTGGCCAATCAGGATTCCGGCTACGGTGCCACGTATCAGACCTCGGGTGGTAACCTCGGTGTACCTGGTGCGAACGGAG GTCCCGTGAACCCGACGAATCCATTTCTGAACGGTGGAGGCGGCGGCGGTGGTGGATATAATTACGGTATGACTGGCAAAGGCGAGGACGAGTATATCCGTAGGAGCTTCCAG CTCTACAATGAAGTGATTAGCAGAGAGTTCGACCTGGTCAAGCCACCGCCGATAGTGACCCATTTACACGCTCAACAACCATGCACCAATCCTTTCCATCAGCACGACTACGAGTGGTAA